TGCCGACCGACTTCCCCGATCCGGTCGTGCCCGCGATCAGGAGGTGCGGCATCGACTGGAGGTTCTGGACGACCGGCTCGCCGTGGATGTCCTTGCCGAGCGCGAGCGCGAGCATCGAGCGCTCGGCCGCGAACCGCTCCGACTCGATCACGTCGCGCAGCGCGATCAGGTCTCCCCCGTCGGGGTTGGGCACCTCGATCCCGACCGACGACCGCCCCGGGATCCGCTCGATGCGGATCGACTCGGCCGAGAGGGCGAGCGCGAGGTCCTCGCTCATCGACATCACCTGCGTGACCTTCACGCCGGCGGCGGGCCGGAACTCGTAGGTCGTCACGACCGGACCGGGGTGATACTCGACGACTTCCCCCTCGACCCCGAACTCGGCGCATTTCTCGGTGATCCGGCGCGCGATCTCCGGGAGCTGCTTGCGGTCGAACGTCCCGACCGGCTCGTATTTCTGGAGGAGCGAGGTCTGCGGGTAGAGATAGCCTCCCATCTCGATCGGCAGCGGCTTCTGGGGCGAGGGTTTCTTCTTCTCCTTCGGCTTCTCCTTCTCGCGCCCCGCCGCGGGAGCCGACGGCGGGGGGGCGGCCACCTTGCGGATCGAGAACCCTCCCTCCCCTTCGACCTTCCGGACCTTCACCGGCCCGCGCTCCTCCCCGAACGCGAAGTCGCCGAGCGCGCCTTCCTCCTGCCGCGATTTCTCGATGTGCTTCTGGACGACGATGCGCTTCAATCGCTCCTTCATCTGCCGCTCGCGCCGCCGCGCGAACCCGATACGGAACCGGCCGAAGAGCGCGATGAACCTCAGTTTCAGGCGGAACAGCGCCTCGCCGAGAGAGACCTGCGTCGAAAGAGGGATCGACAGGACGAAGAGCGCCGAGAGCACGATGATCGACCCCGCGGTGTTGAAGCGGGCCCGGACGAACCCGGCGATGCCGCTCCCGAGGAGGCCCCCGGAGTCGAGCGTCTCGCCGCGGTAGTCGCGGGCGCCGAGGAGAATCGAGAGGAGCGCGGGGAGCGACAGCGCCAGGAGCACGAGGCCGACCGCCTTCGTCCCGGGATTGACGAACCGCTTCGCCGAGAAGCGGTTCACGCCCCACGCCGCGAGGCCCGCGACGAGGAGCCAGGCGGTCAGCCCGAACGCCGTGAGCAGCAGGTACGACCACATCGCGCCGAATCCGCCGATCCAGTTCGTCGCCCGCGCGTTCTCCCCCGAGGT
The sequence above is drawn from the Thermoanaerobaculia bacterium genome and encodes:
- a CDS encoding DNA translocase FtsK 4TM domain-containing protein, which codes for DNARRYADEALGLMLLVAALLTALALFSHSPQDPVPFFSSTSGENARATNWIGGFGAMWSYLLLTAFGLTAWLLVAGLAAWGVNRFSAKRFVNPGTKAVGLVLLALSLPALLSILLGARDYRGETLDSGGLLGSGIAGFVRARFNTAGSIIVLSALFVLSIPLSTQVSLGEALFRLKLRFIALFGRFRIGFARRRERQMKERLKRIVVQKHIEKSRQEEGALGDFAFGEERGPVKVRKVEGEGGFSIRKVAAPPPSAPAAGREKEKPKEKKKPSPQKPLPIEMGGYLYPQTSLLQKYEPVGTFDRKQLPEIARRITEKCAEFGVEGEVVEYHPGPVVTTYEFRPAAGVKVTQVMSMSEDLALALSAESIRIERIPGRSSVGIEVPNPDGGDLIALRDVIESERFAAERSMLALALGKDIHGEPVVQNLQSMPHLLIAGTTGSGKSVGINTIITSLLFKATPSQVKLILIDPKMVELEIYRDIPHLLSPIVTDPKKASNALKWAVAQMEERYQLLSKVGNVRNIDQYNRAIDDKQTVAEVKARLGDEAEDLALEPLPYVVVIIDELADLMMTAPKDVEESIARIAQKARAVGIHLVVATQRPSTDVLTGVIKANLPSRIAFKVATKIDSRVVLDGNGAEKLLGRGDMLYLGPGTSRLHRVHGAFISVQETAALVKFLKKQAKPVYDEEVTKDREEEARVANAANGKGDESDPLYDEAARLVVKERMASISFLQRRMGVGFSRAGKLIDMMDRDGLLGPQKGSKPREVLVPADYFDGVDQQAR